The genomic window GCATATCTGCGTAGCTTTGGGTAAATTTGCTCCCCGTGTGGTTATTAATATACACAAGATTAGGAAAATCTACCTTGATAGCCACTAGTTGTGCCTTTAGTGTTTCTTTAGATACGCCCGCTTTAATGGGCGTGATTTCATTTTGCACAAATCGCTTTGCTTCAAGCGGGAGATGCACCATAAATGGCTTATTTTTCGCATTCAAATACTCTGCGATATGCGGTGTGCTGGGATTGTGTTTTGTTTTTGGGAAAATTGATGGCGTGATATTAAATTGTAATTTTTCAAGTTTTTTTACTTGTGAAAGGCTAGAAAGGTCGTCCATTATAAGCAACACCTTTGGTTTGTCTCCTAATCTCTGTATAGAATCTTTTGAATCTTGTGGATGATGTTTGCTATCAACTTGCAAATTCTCTAAAGTTTGCTGCGATTGTAAATCCTTAGAATCTTGCGTATTTTGTGAATCTTGTGGGTTTTTCTGCGACTCTAAATCAATAAAATTGTCATTATGAAAGTAGGAAAATATCTTGCCAATCCCATACACTAATGGGTGCTTAGATTCTAAATCAAAGGGAGCATCTGCCTTAGCTACACACATCATAAGAGCTAAGCAATACAAAATGCGCACCGACTTATCCCCCCAATGTGATTTGCACTTCGAGGGTGCTGATATTTTGATTGCTGTTTGTGCTAAAGTGAATCTCATTTGATTTTGTATATTTTTGCACCACTTGCAAAATCTCCTTTTGCATATCCTCAAGGTATGGAATATTTGCGCTGCGCTCGTGTGCAAGAATGATGCTTAATCGTTCCTTTGCTCTAGATGCGCTTTTGTGTGAATCTTTTTGAAATAAGCTCAATAAACTCATTTAAAAATCCTTTTAAGCGTGCCCATAACACCCTCACTTTCCAAAGAAACAAAAGGCACTTCTTCCCCTAAAATGCGCTTTGCGATACGCATATATGCCTTTGAACTAGGGGATTGTGTGTAAATTACAGGCTCACCTGTATTTGTTGCACTCACAATTTTACTATCCTCTGGGATAAGCCCAATAAGAGGCAAAGCAAGTATGCCTAACACATCATCGGCTGAAAGCATTTCGCCCTTTTTTACAAGTTCTGGCTTAATACGATTGATGATGATATGTTTTTGGACTTCTTCATTTTGTTGTGCTTTGTGGCTTTTTGCATCAATAATACCAATCACCCTATCGCTATCTCGCACCGAACTCACTTCCGGCGTAACAACAATAAGTGCTCTATCTGCCCATAATATTGCGTGTTCAAACCCACTCTCAATCCCCGCTGGAGAATCTATAAGAATATAGTCAAAATTTTCTCGCAAAGATGCAATGAGTTTACCCACTTTATCCTTATCAAGGATTGTTTTATCCTTTGTCTGTGAAGCAGGAAGAAAGTAAAGATTTTTTGTTTTTTTATGATTGATGAGGGCTTGTGAGAGATTGCATTTACCTTCCATTACATCAATGACATCATATACAATGCGATTTTCTAGCCCAAGGAGCATATCAAGGTTACGCAAACCAATATCAAAATCTATCGCTACAACTTTCTTCCCACTAGATTCTAGCTCCATAGCTAAACCCACAGCGAGATTTGCTGTTGCGGTAGATTTGCCCACACCGCCTTTACCTGAAGTAATCGTAATAACTTGTGCCATATCTGCTCCCATTTATCAATTAAAATATCATTATATAATGCTAAAGTTTAGTATGCGCTTATTTGAGCTTTTGTTGCAAGCTATTAAACATTGAACAAGCATTATCTAATCCACCCTTACAAGCTTTTTGATAATATTTCAATGCTAATTCATTATTACTACTCACACTTCCAAAGCCGTGCTCATATATGCTAGCAGCACCTGAACACGCTACATTAATAATGATTTTTGTATGCTCCTCACATCTGTAAATATTTGCCTTTTCTTCGCTCAAAGCACTCACAGCTTTGCAATTTCTTTTCACATCACTTTCACAAGCAAATAATGTATGCTCTAAGGCTTTGTTTGCATCTTTAGTCGTTCCACCTAAGCCCTGCATTTCCCATAATCCTAATTGATAACAACTATTTGCATCTTTTAGCTCACAGCCTTTTTCTAAAAGGATTCTTGCCTGTGTGTGATTCTTATTTGCTCCACCAAAGCCGTGATAATAGTAAGATGAAAGCCTCTCACAAGCAGTGCCTAAACCATCTTCACAATCACTCTTATACATTAAGCCATACCTATCAAGATTCTCATTTTCACTATATTGCTCTAAAGCCTTTAGATTCTCACAACCTGCCTTAAATCCATAGTTACACGACAAAGTGGCGTATTTTTTAGCAAGGGGGATATTTTGTGCCACACCCTGCGCGTGTTCATATATAATGGAAAGATTATAGCAACCTCCACCATCTTTATTATCACAGGCTTTTTCATAATATTTTTTTGCATTACTCAAATCTTTTTTTTCAAATTTATAACTCGCACCTAACGCCCGACAGCCAAAAGGAGAATCTAGCTCACACGCCTTAAGCGCGTAAGAATGCAAGAGTGGCTTTTTGTTTTGCGGAATGCTCTCAAAAATACCGAGCCAAACCTCACTTATTGCGACTTCACACGCTGCTTTTTGCTCTTTTAAAGGTAAAGAAGCAGCAAGACATTTTTTGCCATAAAGAGATTCTCGTTCAAGAGGAAGCGGCTCTTTACTTGCCTTTTTAATATGCTCAATATAGTCCCACTCCACCAAACCGCTCTCTAGATTCACAATACTAAAAATAAAATGATAAGACACGATATGCAAACTGCCCTGCTTTGTTGTATCATTTGTAATCCGCGCACTTAAGGAATATTTAGGAGCAATCAATGTGCCTTTAGGGATAATGTCGGCAAACTCCTCATTGTTACGCATTGCACGAATCTTATCAAGGCTCGGGTCAGCATTAAAAGCATTTCCGGCAATCGCTGCAGTAAGTGTGATTTTTTGTGAGCTTACCGTGTCCGTGATAATCTTCCGCGCCAAAAGCCCAATGTCAATATCAAAATCACTCAAATTATTAAAATCTGAAATCATTAGGACTTTTTTTGTTTTAGAATCTTTTATAAATGAAGATTCTAATAAATCCGCTCCTGCTAGAGAGGTGATTTGAGAAATATCATCAAAGTTGAGCACAAATGGACTATTTTTATTAGGCTCGGCATAAATATATGTGCAAAATAAAAATACTAAGATACAAAATCTTAACCCCCTCATCACTTATTTATCCCTATTTGCCTTTCCTGCGATGATAAAACGCAAAGCATTAAGTTTAATAAACCCTGCGGCATCTTTTTGATTATATACAGAATCTTCCTCAAAAGTGCTATATGCTGCATTAAATAAAGAATTTTTAGATTCTCGCCCTATAACAATGACATTCCCTTTATAGAGCTTAAGGCGCACTACTCCACTTACTTTTTGCTGTGTCTTATCAATAAGTGCTTGTAATGCCTCGCGCTCTGGGCTAAACCAATAGCCATTATAAATGAGCTCTGCATACTTTGGCATTATAGAATCTTTTAAATGTGCCTCTTCCCTATCAAGACACAAAGATTCTATCGCACGATGAGCTTTTAAATATATTGTGCCTCCGGGTGTTTCATAACACCCACGAGATTTCATACCCACATAGCGATTTTCTACCAAATCAAGCCGCCCAATGCCGTGCTTTCCGCCTAGCTCATTGAGCTTTGCCCAAAAATTCGCAGGACTTAGCTTTTCTCCATTTATCGCCACGCCATCGCCATTTTGAAACTCAATGCTAATACATTCTGGTTTATCTGGCGCATTAAGTGGTGAAACACTCCATCGCCACATATCCTCTTCTGGTTCTACATTCGGGTCTTCTAGAATCTGTCCCTCATAGCTAATATGCAATAAGTTTGCGTCCATTGAATAAGGCGATTTATTTTGCTTTTTTTCAATAGCAATCCCTGCAGATTCTGCATAAGCTAAGAGTTTTTCACGACTATTCAAATCCCATTCACGCCAAGGAGCAATGACTTTAATATCTGGATTAAGCGCGTAGGCTCCGAGCTCAAATCGCACTTGGTCATTTCCCTTTCCTGTCGCTCCGTGTGCTATGGCATCAGCCCCAACACTTTTAGCAATCTCAACAAGTCTTTTTGCAATAAGAGGGCGCGCAATGCTTGTGCCAAGCAAATATTCTCCCTCATAAATTGTATTTGCACGAAACATAGGAAAGACAAAATCTTTGATAAACTCCTCTCTTAAATCTTCAATAAAAATATTTTCACTTTTTATACCAAGCTTTAAAGCCTTTTCTCGTGCAGGTTCAACCTCTTCACCCTGCCCAATATCAGCTGTAAAGGTTACCACCTCACAATGATAATTATCTCCGAGCCATTTTAAAATCACACTCGTATCAAGTCCGCCACTATATGCCAAAACAACTTTTTTTATTGCCATTGTCTGCTCCTTAACTTTTGTAGAAGATTCTAAAAACGGCATTATAGTCTAAAAGATTTAAACCTGCATTGTGGAGATTATGCTCGTGTAGATTCTATAAAGTGGGTTTGGCAAATGCTAAATATTCTAGGCTAGAATCTGCACCATTACATACAGCTTTCAAAGGCTTAGATTCTGCACTTAGGATACAAATCGCTTTTTGCTGTGTGCTACACAAATACAAGATACAGGGAGAATTAATGTTGCTTATTTATACGACAACGCCCACAAAGAAAGAAGCCAAAAAGCTTATTAAAATCTTGCTTCAAGTTCGGTTGTGCGCGTGCGTGCAAAGGCACAAAATAAAAAGCAGCTATGTATGGCAGAAAAAAGGTAAGGATACAATTTGCAAAGAAAGCGAATATCTGCTTATTCTTAAAACGTTGCCTGTGCATTATAAAGAAATTGAAAAACTCCTCCTTACTCATCACAGCTATGAAATTCCTCAAATCATTGCTTTTGAGGCAAAAGCACAACCCTCTTATGAAAATTGGCTTACTCTTACACTCCAAAAGCCGAGTGCATAGCTAAAATATTATATTTGATAATAAATTTTCTTGTTGCTATTTGTTTTCTTTACGCTTATAGAATGAGTGCGTAGGCTATCCTACTAATTTTAATATAAAGGATCTATTATGAAAAAATTATTCATTATAGCAATGGGAATCATCTTTAGTGCCTCTATGGCAAGTGCGTTTGATGTCAAAGGAGAAACTTATGGTGCAGCTTCTGATATTGCAAATGGCAAAAGCGCAAAACAAGTAGCTTCTACTAAGAAAAAAGAAGTAAAATCTGCAACAACTAAAGAACTAGAGAAAAAGAAAAAAGATGCAATGATGAAACAAATGCAAAAATAAAACTCTATGGCTCTTGGCAGAATCATAAAGATTCTGCCAACAAACTCTCTCCTATCACTTTTCCCCATTTTAAAACAATTTCAAATTTTAAGTGTATTTACCAATCGTTTTTTTTTTTTTTGTCAAATTGCCTTTCGTGGTTTATCACTACAATTTTCACATTACAAGGAGATATTATGAAAAAATTATTCATAATAGCAATGGGAATCATCTTTAGTGCCTCTATGGCAAGTGCGTTTGATGTCAAAGGAAATGCTCTTGGAGCAGCTTCTGACTTCTCAAGCGGAAAAAGTGCAAAAGATATAGCCGAAGCGAAGAAAAAAGAAGCAGTAGATGCAGCAAAAGCTGAAGCTGAAAAAAAGAAAAAAGAGGCTATAGATAAAGCTGATTCTAAAACAGGTGGAGCAGCAAGTGCGGTAGGAGGATTCCTTAAAAAGTAATCTTCTTAGATTAAAGATTAAGTATCTCTCTATTCTTCGCGTGTAATAAAGTCTGTGGGTAGGCTTTATTACACTACATTCTTATGACAAACATACAATCTCCTTATCGTTTCTTTTAACAAATTTTTTATGAGTTATATTCAGGCACAATTAAGAAAGTGATAGTTGAATTTGCTTTTAGCCTATGCTGTAGATTCTTATTTTATCTTAAAATATGAGTAAAAAAGTAGCAATAATATACAAATTTTTATGATTACATATTGTATTTTTAAAAAAATGTAAGTATAATACACTTCATAAGTTCAAACGAACTTAATAAAATCTAAAAAATGGAGGCATCCAATGAAAAAAGCAAAACCTATCCACTTCAACGCCTTTGAAATGAATTGTATTTCTCACCTTAGCCCGGGACTATGGCGATACCCAAAAGACCAAGCACTGCGATACAAAGATATTGAGTATTGGCAAAATATCGCAAAAATTGCAGAAAAAGGGCTCTTTGATGCCGTTTTTATCGCTGATGTGATAGGGGTATATGACATTTATGGGGGGAATGATTTGGGTGCGCTCAAAACCGCTCTGCAAGTGCCTGTAAATGACCCTACACAACTTGCTGTAATTGGCGCAGCAGTTACTCAACATTTAGGTTTTGGAGTAACTGCAGGTGTGCCTTTTGAGCACCCTTTTCCTTTTGCAAGAAGGTTAAGCACTTTGGACCATCTCACTAAAGGACGCGTGGGGTGGAACATCGTTACAGGTTATCTCCCAAGCGCCAATAAAAATATGGGTGAGAGTGAATTACCTCACGATGAAAGATATGCACTTGCTGATGAGTATATGGAAGTTATTTATAAGCTTTTAGAAGGAAGCTGGGAAGATGACGCGGTAATTTTAGATAAACAAAGTGGTGATTTCGCTAATCCTTCTAAGATTCACCACATAGGACATCACGGCAAATATTTTGATGTGCCCGGAATCCATATATGCGAGCCAAGCATTCAGCGCACACCTGTGCTCTTTCAAGCAGGAAATTCACCTCGTGGAAGACAATTCGCCGCTACACACGCAGAAGCAATTTTCATTGCGCCTCCCACCAAAGAATATGCTAAAATCGCAGTCAAACAAGTGCGTGATGCACTTATTAATGCGGGAAGAGACCCTTATAGCGCAAAAATATATATTCTTGCGACAATTATCACTGATACAACCGATGCTCTTGCAGAAGCAAAATATAAAGACTTGCTTTCTTATGCAAGTGTTGAGGGCTCACTTGTGATAAATTCAGGCTGGCTCGGTGTAGATTTGTCTAAATACAAGCTTGATGACCCTCTAAACAATATCAAATCAAATGCCATAGTTGCACAAGTAGAAGCTTTGAGCAATTCTACCACAGATGATGGGAGAGTTTGGACACTAAGAGATTTAATCAAACTCACAGGCATAGGCTGCCAAGGACTAAAATTTGTTGGAAGTCCGCAAAAAGTAGCAGATATTTTGCAAGAATTTATTGAATACAGCGATGCGGACGGATTCAATCTTGCCTATGCAACAACACCGGGTACTTTTGAAGATGTTGTAGAATTTATTGTGCCTGAATTGCAAAAAAGAGGTGTGTATAAACAATCTTATACACAAGGGAGTTTGCGCCATAAGCTTTTTGGTAAAGGTGATAGACTTGGTAATGAACATATTGCTTCAAAATATAGAGTAGGTGGCGAAAAATCCACTATTAACGATTATGCAGGGACAGGGAGACCAAAATTAAGAGGAGAAGAGTATGTTATATAATTCATTACCACAAGGCATTTTTATTATTCACGAGAATCCAGAATGGATCCCACCTTTTAAAGAGGCATTTGAACGAGCAAAAGTGCCATTTCAAGAAATAATCCTTACAGAAGGTGCTATCTATCTTGACAAAGAACCGCCTAAAGGAGTATTTTGGTCACGACTTAGTGCATCTTGCCATACACGAGAACATCAATATACCAAAGAATATGGACGCGCCATTTTACAATGGTTACATTCTTACAATAGGCGCGTAATTAATGGTTCATCGGTGCTTGAATTTGAAGTGAGTAAAATCAAACAATATCTTGCGCTTAATGCAGCAGGATTCTTAACGCCAAAAACTTATGCTTGTTTTGGTAAAACAAATTTACTTGAAGTGGCAAAAACATTGCAAACACCTTTTATCTCAAAACATAATCAAGGCGGTAAAGGGCTTGGTGTGAGACTTTTTGAAAACTTTGAATCTTTTAAAGAATATGTGCATTCGGCTGCATTTGAGGAAGCGATTGATGGTATTACGCTCTTGCAAGAATATATTAAAAGCAAGGAATTTTTTATCACTCGTGCAGAATTTATTGGTGGTAAATTTCACTACGCTGTGCGCGTTGATACAAGTGCGGGTTCATTTGAACTTTGTCCAGCAGAGGCGTGCAATATTGAATCTTTACCAAAA from Helicobacter typhlonius includes these protein-coding regions:
- a CDS encoding divergent polysaccharide deacetylase family protein, translating into MRILYCLALMMCVAKADAPFDLESKHPLVYGIGKIFSYFHNDNFIDLESQKNPQDSQNTQDSKDLQSQQTLENLQVDSKHHPQDSKDSIQRLGDKPKVLLIMDDLSSLSQVKKLEKLQFNITPSIFPKTKHNPSTPHIAEYLNAKNKPFMVHLPLEAKRFVQNEITPIKAGVSKETLKAQLVAIKVDFPNLVYINNHTGSKFTQSYADMLNLLEIFDELGFKFIDSITTSHPVSERIATEQGRLIMARDVFLDNETNITYIKTQIKSLIAKARKKGYAIGICHPNDATFKALSQMSKQIQNDIVLVSPADLESYLAESKTTRYVRAPFGQ
- the minE gene encoding cell division topological specificity factor MinE, which translates into the protein MSLLSLFQKDSHKSASRAKERLSIILAHERSANIPYLEDMQKEILQVVQKYTKSNEIHFSTNSNQNISTLEVQITLGG
- the minD gene encoding septum site-determining protein MinD, yielding MAQVITITSGKGGVGKSTATANLAVGLAMELESSGKKVVAIDFDIGLRNLDMLLGLENRIVYDVIDVMEGKCNLSQALINHKKTKNLYFLPASQTKDKTILDKDKVGKLIASLRENFDYILIDSPAGIESGFEHAILWADRALIVVTPEVSSVRDSDRVIGIIDAKSHKAQQNEEVQKHIIINRIKPELVKKGEMLSADDVLGILALPLIGLIPEDSKIVSATNTGEPVIYTQSPSSKAYMRIAKRILGEEVPFVSLESEGVMGTLKRIFK
- a CDS encoding SEL1-like repeat protein, which encodes MRGLRFCILVFLFCTYIYAEPNKNSPFVLNFDDISQITSLAGADLLESSFIKDSKTKKVLMISDFNNLSDFDIDIGLLARKIITDTVSSQKITLTAAIAGNAFNADPSLDKIRAMRNNEEFADIIPKGTLIAPKYSLSARITNDTTKQGSLHIVSYHFIFSIVNLESGLVEWDYIEHIKKASKEPLPLERESLYGKKCLAASLPLKEQKAACEVAISEVWLGIFESIPQNKKPLLHSYALKACELDSPFGCRALGASYKFEKKDLSNAKKYYEKACDNKDGGGCYNLSIIYEHAQGVAQNIPLAKKYATLSCNYGFKAGCENLKALEQYSENENLDRYGLMYKSDCEDGLGTACERLSSYYYHGFGGANKNHTQARILLEKGCELKDANSCYQLGLWEMQGLGGTTKDANKALEHTLFACESDVKRNCKAVSALSEEKANIYRCEEHTKIIINVACSGAASIYEHGFGSVSSNNELALKYYQKACKGGLDNACSMFNSLQQKLK
- a CDS encoding argininosuccinate synthase translates to MAIKKVVLAYSGGLDTSVILKWLGDNYHCEVVTFTADIGQGEEVEPAREKALKLGIKSENIFIEDLREEFIKDFVFPMFRANTIYEGEYLLGTSIARPLIAKRLVEIAKSVGADAIAHGATGKGNDQVRFELGAYALNPDIKVIAPWREWDLNSREKLLAYAESAGIAIEKKQNKSPYSMDANLLHISYEGQILEDPNVEPEEDMWRWSVSPLNAPDKPECISIEFQNGDGVAINGEKLSPANFWAKLNELGGKHGIGRLDLVENRYVGMKSRGCYETPGGTIYLKAHRAIESLCLDREEAHLKDSIMPKYAELIYNGYWFSPEREALQALIDKTQQKVSGVVRLKLYKGNVIVIGRESKNSLFNAAYSTFEEDSVYNQKDAAGFIKLNALRFIIAGKANRDK
- the cutA gene encoding divalent-cation tolerance protein CutA — its product is MWRLCSCRFYKVGLANAKYSRLESAPLHTAFKGLDSALRIQIAFCCVLHKYKIQGELMLLIYTTTPTKKEAKKLIKILLQVRLCACVQRHKIKSSYVWQKKGKDTICKESEYLLILKTLPVHYKEIEKLLLTHHSYEIPQIIAFEAKAQPSYENWLTLTLQKPSA
- a CDS encoding LLM class flavin-dependent oxidoreductase → MKKAKPIHFNAFEMNCISHLSPGLWRYPKDQALRYKDIEYWQNIAKIAEKGLFDAVFIADVIGVYDIYGGNDLGALKTALQVPVNDPTQLAVIGAAVTQHLGFGVTAGVPFEHPFPFARRLSTLDHLTKGRVGWNIVTGYLPSANKNMGESELPHDERYALADEYMEVIYKLLEGSWEDDAVILDKQSGDFANPSKIHHIGHHGKYFDVPGIHICEPSIQRTPVLFQAGNSPRGRQFAATHAEAIFIAPPTKEYAKIAVKQVRDALINAGRDPYSAKIYILATIITDTTDALAEAKYKDLLSYASVEGSLVINSGWLGVDLSKYKLDDPLNNIKSNAIVAQVEALSNSTTDDGRVWTLRDLIKLTGIGCQGLKFVGSPQKVADILQEFIEYSDADGFNLAYATTPGTFEDVVEFIVPELQKRGVYKQSYTQGSLRHKLFGKGDRLGNEHIASKYRVGGEKSTINDYAGTGRPKLRGEEYVI
- a CDS encoding ATP-grasp domain-containing protein translates to MLYNSLPQGIFIIHENPEWIPPFKEAFERAKVPFQEIILTEGAIYLDKEPPKGVFWSRLSASCHTREHQYTKEYGRAILQWLHSYNRRVINGSSVLEFEVSKIKQYLALNAAGFLTPKTYACFGKTNLLEVAKTLQTPFISKHNQGGKGLGVRLFENFESFKEYVHSAAFEEAIDGITLLQEYIKSKEFFITRAEFIGGKFHYAVRVDTSAGSFELCPAEACNIESLPKLAGGMCEIQDSTPAIAGAMCETSGDKFSIREDINAQTPLIAKLETFLHAHKIEVAGVEFMENTQGELVVYDINTNTNYNKSVESKASHRAADRIVAFLNAEWQKNR